A window of uncultured Litoreibacter sp. contains these coding sequences:
- a CDS encoding extracellular solute-binding protein, producing MTLKGMTWDHPRGYDPVLAASERFALQTGVRIEWDKRSLQAFADAPILGLAETYDLIVLDHPHVGQIAESGALLPLEPPDDPDASLGGSAESYNWNGQCWAYALDAACQMAAYRPDLAPPLPKRWEDFLSEEAAQYRPLTPLLPVDAFDMFMTLVAGRGGADMPVDADRFVSDDNGIYALQVLRALYRLGPGDQIKMNPIAVLDTLCETDEFSCAPCLFGYVNYARPGFRRNRVAYFDLPLCAGQSLPRAILGGAGIGVSAKTTHPDTATRFARWITSREVQSGVYLSNNGQPANRHTWLDHQEDADVAGFFKGGLRTIDAAWTRPRAPWFLGFVDAACEIMPGFFTTGVASETFLATINTLYRHHAGRY from the coding sequence ATGACACTCAAAGGAATGACCTGGGACCACCCGCGTGGCTACGATCCCGTTCTGGCGGCGTCTGAGCGGTTCGCGCTGCAGACCGGTGTGCGCATTGAGTGGGACAAGCGGTCGCTTCAGGCCTTTGCGGACGCGCCGATTCTGGGCTTGGCCGAAACCTACGACCTTATCGTGCTGGATCACCCGCATGTCGGACAAATCGCCGAGTCGGGGGCGTTGTTGCCGCTTGAGCCCCCAGATGATCCGGATGCTTCCTTAGGTGGGTCCGCCGAAAGCTACAATTGGAACGGGCAGTGCTGGGCCTACGCCTTGGATGCGGCCTGCCAGATGGCGGCCTATCGGCCTGATCTGGCCCCGCCGCTGCCAAAGAGGTGGGAAGACTTTTTGAGCGAAGAGGCCGCGCAGTACCGGCCGCTGACCCCGCTCTTGCCGGTTGATGCGTTTGATATGTTCATGACGCTGGTTGCCGGTCGGGGCGGCGCCGACATGCCGGTGGATGCTGACAGGTTCGTCAGTGACGACAATGGGATATACGCGCTGCAGGTCCTGCGCGCGCTCTATCGCCTCGGGCCGGGCGACCAGATCAAGATGAACCCCATAGCCGTGTTGGACACGCTTTGCGAGACGGACGAGTTCTCCTGCGCGCCCTGCCTGTTTGGCTACGTGAACTACGCAAGGCCGGGGTTTCGCCGAAACCGGGTCGCCTATTTTGATTTGCCGCTCTGCGCCGGGCAGTCCCTGCCACGTGCGATCCTGGGGGGCGCGGGGATTGGGGTCTCTGCCAAAACGACGCATCCGGACACCGCCACCCGGTTTGCGCGCTGGATCACATCGCGCGAGGTGCAGTCGGGCGTTTACCTGTCCAACAACGGCCAGCCCGCCAACCGGCACACGTGGCTCGACCATCAGGAAGACGCGGATGTTGCGGGATTTTTCAAAGGCGGCCTGCGCACCATTGACGCGGCATGGACCAGGCCCCGCGCGCCTTGGTTTCTGGGTTTCGTCGACGCCGCTTGCGAGATTATGCCCGGTTTCTTCACCACCGGCGTCGCGTCTGAGACCTTTCTCGCCACCATTAACACGCTTTATCGCCATCACGCAGGGAGGTACTGA
- a CDS encoding aldehyde dehydrogenase family protein, protein MFYKCMIDNEWIGASNGARMPVFNPSTGKQWAEVPSCTPDDVARALDSSQKAQRRWQLLPPVERAQHIYAIAKGVENERELFEELLVQEQGKTRTEAAGEVTDTIRYLTYSAEAARRLRGDILPSDNPREQLFIYKVPYGVTLALCAYNYPLALIGRKVGPALVTGNTMIIKPHEATPVTASVFCRIVQEAGVPPGVINMVTGTGVDVGAPLTTSPIVRMITLTGSIRAGQMVAEASSKNITALSLELGGSAPFIVLKDADIDAAVEAAVVARFANAGQVCICNETVLVEDSIADEFTEKLLKRAAKVKLCDPTSNGGMGPITTPEALERVERIVADTVAQGAKIALGGKRPNEPAFQSGNWYEPTVLVGATPASAAVQEEIFGPVLPIVRVADYEEALSVANARPDGLSAYLWTQNPSIYMDAIQRLETGTIFLNSGIVGYIQGYHNGHKLSGVGGEDGMHGIEGYLQKRTVYQKF, encoded by the coding sequence ATGTTCTATAAATGCATGATCGATAATGAATGGATCGGCGCGTCTAACGGTGCCCGCATGCCTGTGTTCAACCCCTCAACCGGCAAGCAATGGGCCGAGGTGCCTTCATGCACGCCAGATGACGTGGCGCGCGCGCTGGACAGCTCGCAAAAGGCGCAGCGCCGCTGGCAATTGCTGCCCCCGGTTGAACGCGCGCAGCACATCTACGCAATCGCCAAAGGCGTCGAAAACGAGCGCGAGCTGTTTGAGGAATTGCTGGTACAAGAACAGGGCAAGACCCGCACCGAGGCCGCGGGTGAGGTCACAGACACAATCCGGTACCTCACTTATTCGGCCGAGGCCGCAAGGCGGTTGCGCGGCGACATATTGCCCTCCGACAACCCGCGCGAGCAGCTGTTCATCTACAAAGTGCCCTATGGCGTCACGCTTGCGCTTTGCGCATACAATTATCCGTTGGCGCTAATCGGGCGCAAAGTCGGACCGGCGCTAGTCACCGGCAACACAATGATCATCAAGCCGCATGAGGCGACGCCGGTCACCGCGTCAGTCTTTTGCCGCATCGTGCAAGAGGCAGGGGTCCCGCCCGGCGTGATCAACATGGTTACGGGCACCGGCGTGGATGTCGGCGCGCCGCTGACCACCAGCCCCATCGTGCGCATGATCACGCTGACCGGCTCAATCCGCGCGGGTCAGATGGTGGCCGAAGCCTCGTCGAAAAACATCACCGCCCTGTCGCTGGAGCTCGGCGGCAGTGCGCCGTTCATCGTTCTCAAGGACGCCGATATCGATGCCGCCGTCGAGGCCGCAGTTGTCGCGCGATTTGCCAATGCCGGGCAGGTCTGCATCTGCAATGAAACCGTGCTGGTCGAGGACAGCATCGCCGACGAATTCACCGAAAAACTGCTGAAGCGTGCGGCCAAGGTCAAACTCTGCGACCCCACGTCAAATGGCGGGATGGGCCCAATAACCACGCCGGAGGCGCTTGAGCGCGTGGAAAGGATCGTCGCGGACACCGTGGCGCAGGGCGCCAAAATTGCGCTTGGCGGCAAACGGCCCAATGAGCCTGCGTTTCAGTCCGGGAATTGGTATGAGCCTACGGTTTTGGTCGGCGCGACGCCCGCCTCGGCGGCTGTTCAGGAAGAGATTTTCGGCCCCGTGCTGCCCATCGTGCGGGTCGCCGATTACGAAGAGGCGCTGTCTGTCGCAAATGCCAGGCCGGATGGGCTGTCTGCCTATTTGTGGACCCAAAACCCGTCAATCTACATGGACGCAATTCAGCGCCTTGAAACGGGCACGATTTTTCTGAACTCGGGAATTGTTGGCTATATTCAAGGCTATCACAACGGCCACAAGCTGAGCGGTGTGGGTGGCGAGGACGGTATGCACGGGATCGAAGGATACCTGCAAAAGCGCACGGTTTATCAAAAATTCTAG
- a CDS encoding cysteine hydrolase, whose amino-acid sequence MCNCDNPDHNHKGPELTRRAALRGGIAASAAAAAVVAGSQSAQAQAASPYADPAEPALPPSNMKLDLSRAALVVTDPQVDFLHPEGVTWGVIGASVTEHNTVENIETLFKAAKAADITTAVSPHYYYPTDHGWKFEGALEKLMHKIGMFDRKGALNLDGFEGSGADWMPQYKQYIEDGKTIVTSPHKVYGNDTNDLSLQLRKQGVDQVILAGMSANLCTESHMRELLEDGFEVAVVRDATAAAMLPEGDGYLAALINFRYMANAVWSTEEAVAQIQAAT is encoded by the coding sequence ATGTGTAATTGCGACAATCCAGACCACAACCACAAAGGCCCCGAGTTGACCCGCCGCGCGGCGCTGCGGGGCGGCATCGCGGCCTCCGCCGCCGCTGCAGCTGTTGTTGCCGGTAGCCAATCGGCGCAGGCGCAGGCGGCCAGCCCCTATGCTGACCCCGCCGAACCCGCGTTGCCGCCATCCAACATGAAGCTGGACCTGTCCCGCGCCGCGTTGGTGGTGACCGACCCGCAGGTTGATTTTCTGCACCCCGAGGGCGTGACCTGGGGCGTCATCGGCGCCAGCGTGACCGAGCATAACACCGTCGAAAACATCGAAACGCTGTTCAAAGCAGCGAAGGCTGCTGACATCACCACCGCCGTCTCGCCGCATTACTACTACCCGACGGATCACGGCTGGAAATTCGAAGGCGCGCTGGAAAAGCTGATGCACAAGATCGGCATGTTTGACCGCAAAGGCGCTTTGAACCTCGACGGGTTTGAAGGGTCCGGCGCTGATTGGATGCCTCAGTACAAGCAATATATCGAGGACGGAAAAACCATCGTGACGTCGCCGCACAAGGTCTACGGCAATGACACGAACGACCTGTCGCTGCAGCTGCGCAAGCAAGGGGTGGATCAGGTCATTCTGGCGGGTATGTCGGCCAATCTTTGCACCGAAAGCCACATGCGCGAACTGCTTGAAGACGGGTTCGAGGTTGCCGTTGTGCGCGACGCAACCGCTGCTGCAATGCTGCCGGAAGGGGACGGCTACCTCGCCGCCTTGATCAATTTCCGCTACATGGCGAATGCCGTCTGGAGCACCGAAGAGGCGGTTGCACAAATCCAGGCCGCAACCTGA
- a CDS encoding IclR family transcriptional regulator has protein sequence MTRQGKSISATDRKSKVAVPAVEKALDVLELLARSPDGLTMNEIVDALGRTMGELYRVVVYLAERGFLQQSSDTSRYALTLKLFELAHTHDPTERLIAAGVPLLERIAAATRQSCHLGVLNRTNVLVLASVPSPLPAGYSVRTGALFPVDQTSSGHVILAFSTADIQERYIGRLPKKEQSAVKARLERIRLNGFEDTPSTMIHGVRNLCVPVFDTRGVAAAITSGFIEQRDANTDADAALATIRMTALELSQSLGFLLETSPFETPLTQ, from the coding sequence ATGACGCGACAGGGCAAAAGCATTTCCGCCACGGACAGGAAGTCCAAAGTGGCGGTTCCCGCCGTTGAAAAGGCGCTGGACGTCCTGGAGCTGCTGGCCAGATCCCCGGACGGTTTGACGATGAACGAAATCGTTGACGCGCTGGGGCGGACGATGGGCGAGCTGTACCGCGTTGTCGTTTACCTGGCGGAGCGCGGCTTTTTGCAGCAAAGCAGCGACACCAGCCGCTACGCGCTGACCCTCAAACTGTTTGAGCTGGCCCATACCCACGACCCGACCGAACGGCTGATCGCCGCCGGGGTCCCCTTGCTGGAACGCATCGCGGCGGCGACGCGGCAATCTTGTCATCTGGGCGTTCTCAACCGCACCAATGTGCTTGTGCTGGCATCCGTGCCAAGCCCCCTGCCCGCCGGGTATTCCGTGCGCACGGGCGCGTTGTTTCCGGTCGATCAGACCAGTTCTGGCCATGTCATCCTGGCGTTTTCAACGGCAGACATCCAAGAGCGGTATATCGGGCGGCTGCCCAAGAAGGAGCAATCCGCCGTGAAGGCCCGTCTTGAGCGCATCCGCCTGAACGGGTTTGAGGACACGCCCAGCACCATGATCCACGGCGTTCGAAACCTCTGCGTCCCGGTCTTTGACACGCGCGGCGTCGCCGCGGCGATCACGTCCGGCTTTATCGAGCAACGCGACGCCAATACCGATGCCGACGCCGCGCTCGCAACAATCCGGATGACGGCGCTGGAGCTGTCGCAGTCATTGGGCTTCTTGCTGGAGACCAGCCCGTTTGAGACCCCGCTCACCCAATAA
- a CDS encoding alcohol dehydrogenase catalytic domain-containing protein: protein MSMIETKLVAAREVTTATQASNVLPVGHVRVQLAAASLCGTDLHYYSQFSNAGFVLQNPVTLGHEACGYVVDANGSGLETGQLVALNPIMNCQICDPCKRGEMNLCTAKKFPGSATTVPHLDGFFRDVIDHPARCCRPVAGSVSPRHLTFAEPMACALHALNKGEVQAGQKVLVTGCGPMGLLAVAGAVARGADVTALDLRAPAVEVAKRAGASTGLVPGTFKDAEIEKRFDVVIEASGAIAAFNTALKAVRQKGRISILSNIQLRSAEVALHLIMLKEIELVGSFQFNREFEEAVQLIESGAVDFDALTAQAFPLGQIDQALQLMASGGAFGKIILLGQGS, encoded by the coding sequence ATGTCGATGATTGAAACGAAATTGGTCGCGGCCCGCGAGGTGACGACCGCCACGCAGGCCAGCAACGTCTTGCCGGTGGGCCATGTGCGGGTGCAGCTTGCAGCGGCCAGCCTGTGCGGCACCGATCTGCATTACTATTCGCAATTCTCCAACGCCGGGTTCGTTCTGCAAAACCCGGTCACGCTGGGGCACGAGGCCTGCGGATACGTGGTGGACGCCAATGGGTCCGGGCTTGAGACTGGTCAGTTGGTGGCGCTGAACCCCATCATGAATTGCCAGATCTGCGACCCGTGCAAACGCGGCGAGATGAACCTGTGCACGGCAAAGAAATTCCCGGGGTCGGCGACCACGGTGCCGCATCTGGACGGTTTCTTTCGCGACGTCATTGATCACCCCGCACGGTGTTGCCGCCCGGTGGCCGGTAGCGTCAGCCCGCGTCACCTGACATTCGCGGAGCCGATGGCCTGCGCACTACACGCGCTCAACAAGGGCGAGGTGCAGGCGGGTCAAAAGGTACTGGTGACGGGCTGCGGCCCGATGGGGCTTTTGGCGGTTGCCGGTGCGGTCGCACGGGGCGCCGATGTCACGGCACTTGATCTGCGCGCCCCGGCTGTCGAGGTCGCAAAACGGGCAGGCGCGTCGACCGGGCTTGTCCCTGGCACGTTCAAGGACGCCGAGATCGAGAAACGATTTGATGTCGTGATCGAGGCCAGCGGCGCAATTGCCGCCTTCAACACGGCCCTGAAGGCGGTTCGGCAAAAGGGCCGCATTTCTATCCTCAGCAACATTCAATTGCGCTCCGCCGAAGTGGCGCTGCACCTGATCATGCTCAAGGAGATCGAACTTGTCGGCTCCTTCCAATTCAACCGCGAATTTGAAGAGGCGGTTCAGCTGATCGAATCCGGTGCGGTCGATTTTGACGCCCTGACGGCGCAGGCCTTCCCGCTGGGGCAAATAGATCAGGCTTTGCAACTCATGGCCTCGGGCGGGGCCTTCGGGAAAATCATTCTATTGGGGCAGGGGAGCTAG
- a CDS encoding enoyl-CoA hydratase/isomerase family protein — MADKTDGDVRLDVDNHIGEIILDRPSKHNALTPDMYRKIATCCADANETSAVHVVIIRGAGERAFCAGSDIKALEGYEDFWAWRNRFDYIPPILGLRKPSIAAIKGWALGGGLEIALACDMRVVARSAVFSAPEVRLGWNGAGGAAQHLTQMCGYGQAMKLLLTGDRFSAEEADAMGMVEWLVQDEPEAELAKAREIAAQIAEYSSVATQSVKAAVRGAMDLSTEQGLRHENDLMSLCFAKAEHAKLRAEKNGEHS, encoded by the coding sequence ATGGCGGACAAAACGGACGGCGACGTGCGGCTAGACGTCGACAATCACATCGGCGAAATCATCCTTGACCGCCCCTCAAAACACAATGCGTTGACGCCGGACATGTACCGCAAGATTGCGACCTGCTGCGCCGACGCCAATGAAACATCCGCCGTCCATGTGGTGATCATCCGCGGCGCCGGTGAACGCGCGTTTTGCGCCGGCTCCGACATCAAGGCGCTGGAGGGGTACGAAGACTTCTGGGCCTGGCGCAACAGGTTCGACTACATCCCGCCAATCCTAGGCCTGCGCAAACCGTCCATCGCCGCGATCAAAGGCTGGGCGCTTGGCGGCGGGCTTGAAATCGCGCTTGCCTGCGACATGAGGGTGGTGGCGCGGTCTGCGGTGTTTTCGGCCCCAGAGGTTCGGCTGGGATGGAACGGAGCCGGCGGGGCGGCCCAGCACCTGACCCAAATGTGCGGCTACGGGCAGGCCATGAAGCTGCTGCTGACAGGCGACCGGTTCAGCGCCGAGGAGGCGGACGCAATGGGCATGGTGGAATGGCTTGTTCAGGACGAGCCTGAGGCGGAGCTTGCCAAGGCGCGCGAGATAGCCGCGCAAATCGCCGAATATTCCAGCGTTGCGACTCAATCGGTGAAGGCCGCCGTGCGTGGCGCGATGGATTTATCCACCGAACAGGGGCTGCGGCATGAGAATGATCTGATGTCACTTTGCTTTGCCAAGGCCGAACACGCTAAGCTGCGCGCTGAGAAAAACGGAGAACACTCATGA
- a CDS encoding CaiB/BaiF CoA-transferase family protein has protein sequence MELPLDGVLVVDFSQFLAGPYASLRLLDMGARVIKVENPDGGDLCRSHYLSETEVDGDSTLFHAINRGKQSIALNLKTAEGLESARKLMAQADIVIQNFRPGVMDRLGVGYATAAAIKPDIIYGSISGYGAADAWADAPGQDLLAQARSGIMWLSGNSDDGPVPLGLPIADIAAGAALAQGLLGALFRHARTGRGAHVETSLLEALIDLQFEFLTTYRNNGLVPPERLQRGSAHGYLAAPYGVYPTSDGFLAIAMTPLPALAKALGDADLFADLREPHAAFQSRDEVYRRIERHLRTRPARDWEADLSAKQVWCAEVVGWDELTAMGAFDRLGIHSVIGHASSSKLETMRSPIRLDGQRPSATVGAPLLNAHATEIRKEFDLH, from the coding sequence ATGGAGTTGCCTCTGGACGGCGTTCTTGTCGTCGATTTCAGCCAGTTCCTTGCCGGCCCATACGCATCATTGCGGCTGCTGGACATGGGCGCGCGGGTTATCAAGGTTGAAAACCCGGATGGCGGCGACCTGTGCCGGAGCCATTACCTGAGCGAAACCGAGGTTGACGGCGATTCCACCCTTTTTCACGCGATAAACCGCGGCAAACAAAGCATCGCGCTGAACCTGAAAACCGCTGAAGGCCTTGAAAGCGCGCGGAAATTGATGGCGCAGGCCGACATCGTAATCCAGAACTTTCGGCCCGGCGTCATGGACAGGTTGGGTGTGGGATATGCCACTGCGGCGGCCATAAAACCCGACATTATCTACGGCTCAATTTCAGGCTACGGAGCCGCTGACGCCTGGGCCGACGCGCCAGGTCAGGACCTTCTGGCCCAAGCGCGATCCGGCATCATGTGGCTCAGCGGAAACTCCGATGACGGCCCCGTCCCGCTCGGCCTTCCGATTGCCGACATTGCCGCAGGGGCCGCACTGGCACAGGGGCTGTTGGGCGCACTTTTCCGGCACGCAAGGACCGGGCGCGGCGCGCATGTCGAAACCAGCTTGCTTGAGGCCCTGATCGACCTGCAATTCGAGTTCCTGACGACCTATCGCAATAACGGGTTGGTCCCCCCGGAGCGGCTGCAGCGCGGATCGGCGCATGGCTACCTTGCCGCGCCATATGGCGTATACCCGACGTCAGACGGTTTTCTGGCCATTGCCATGACCCCGCTCCCCGCTTTGGCCAAAGCGCTTGGTGACGCGGACCTCTTTGCTGATCTTCGGGAGCCGCATGCGGCGTTCCAGTCCCGCGACGAAGTATACCGCCGCATTGAACGTCACCTTCGCACGCGACCAGCGCGCGACTGGGAAGCCGACTTGTCCGCAAAGCAGGTCTGGTGCGCCGAGGTGGTCGGGTGGGACGAGCTTACCGCGATGGGGGCGTTTGACCGTCTGGGCATTCATTCCGTCATCGGCCACGCGTCGTCATCCAAGCTTGAAACGATGCGAAGCCCCATTCGGTTGGACGGCCAAAGACCGTCGGCCACGGTAGGCGCGCCGCTGCTGAACGCCCATGCCACAGAAATACGTAAGGAATTCGATCTGCACTAG
- a CDS encoding AraC family transcriptional regulator has protein sequence MNYEHIFEELEIETNPFALCELKGTCDLGLGRDASATLHYVLSGEGEIRLRSKPPLKVSRGTLVLIPALQSHALHSFGTTRDPVPSCKPAALKLASLMAGSRQSDNGQLTALCAHVSVGLRGITDVIDLIREPLIENVSSSSQLRPALQALLVEVSNPGLGSRAMIRALLMQCMIEMLRTRLTTNDRALHWMAALADPSVWNALRSMLDAPGDKHTVESLADSVGMSRASFAKRFADAYGSGPMELLRDLRMLRAGSLLRETDLPVKRVAELVGFASRSAFTRSFEAKTGQSPRAFRASSQ, from the coding sequence ATGAACTACGAGCACATCTTCGAAGAGCTGGAAATTGAGACCAACCCGTTTGCGCTTTGCGAACTGAAGGGGACCTGTGACCTTGGCCTGGGCCGCGACGCATCCGCCACCTTGCACTACGTCTTGTCAGGTGAGGGGGAAATCAGGCTGCGGTCCAAGCCCCCGCTTAAGGTATCGCGCGGCACTCTGGTCCTTATCCCGGCGCTGCAAAGCCACGCCCTGCACAGCTTTGGAACCACCCGCGACCCGGTGCCGAGCTGCAAACCTGCCGCGCTGAAGCTGGCCAGCTTGATGGCCGGCAGCCGACAGAGCGACAATGGCCAACTCACCGCCCTTTGCGCCCATGTCAGCGTTGGATTGCGCGGCATCACGGACGTTATCGACCTCATTCGCGAGCCGCTGATCGAAAACGTGTCCTCTTCCAGCCAGTTGCGACCCGCGCTTCAGGCTTTGTTGGTCGAGGTGTCCAACCCCGGTCTGGGCAGCCGCGCGATGATCCGCGCCCTTCTGATGCAATGCATGATTGAGATGTTGCGGACCAGGCTGACGACAAATGACCGCGCCCTGCATTGGATGGCCGCCCTGGCCGACCCGTCGGTGTGGAACGCCCTGCGGTCCATGCTGGATGCGCCCGGCGACAAACATACGGTCGAAAGCCTGGCCGACAGCGTCGGCATGAGCAGGGCTTCCTTTGCGAAACGCTTTGCCGACGCCTATGGGTCCGGCCCGATGGAGCTGCTGCGCGATTTGCGCATGCTCCGCGCTGGGTCGCTGCTGCGTGAAACGGACTTGCCGGTGAAACGCGTCGCCGAGCTGGTCGGATTTGCGTCGCGCAGCGCCTTTACCCGGTCATTTGAGGCAAAAACCGGACAATCGCCCCGCGCCTTCCGCGCCTCGTCGCAATAG
- a CDS encoding CaiB/BaiF CoA-transferase family protein: MTQTAVELPLQGLRVLDFAQFLAGPVAALRLCDLGAEVIKIERPQGGDLCRSMVVNDQRLDEDSLVFHTFNRGKKSVTADLKDPGDLAAVKRLIKTADVMIHNFRPGVMDRVGLGYETVRSLNPRIVYGAVSGYGTVGPWSNKPGQDLLAQSLSGIAWLNGNAQDGPVPTGYAMLDVATAGNLVQGILACLVRRGITNEGGLVEVDLLSAALDMTFEQFTCFLNDHLTQPKRHALGNANPYQPAPYGVYKTADGYLAFAMTPLEKVADLLGSPEVATFSQDQSFSHLNEIKAIIADVFLTQPTQHWLDLLEPAGVWCAPVLNWPDFVKTDGFKALDAVQTIRSTSGAEARTTTSPIRIDGKQLRSEQGAPRLGADTADIFAERV, encoded by the coding sequence ATGACCCAGACCGCCGTTGAGTTGCCCTTGCAAGGGCTGCGCGTATTGGACTTCGCTCAATTCCTTGCTGGACCGGTGGCTGCGCTGAGGCTTTGCGATCTGGGCGCTGAGGTTATCAAAATCGAACGACCGCAAGGCGGCGACCTGTGCCGGTCCATGGTCGTCAACGATCAGAGGCTGGACGAGGACAGCCTTGTTTTTCATACATTCAACCGCGGCAAGAAGAGCGTCACCGCGGATCTGAAGGACCCCGGCGACCTTGCCGCCGTCAAACGCCTGATCAAAACCGCCGACGTGATGATCCACAACTTTCGCCCCGGTGTTATGGACCGTGTCGGGCTCGGATATGAGACGGTGCGTAGCCTCAACCCGCGTATCGTCTATGGCGCAGTGTCAGGCTACGGCACCGTGGGCCCCTGGAGCAACAAACCGGGGCAAGATTTGCTGGCCCAATCCCTGTCAGGCATTGCCTGGCTGAACGGCAACGCGCAGGACGGGCCGGTGCCGACGGGCTATGCGATGCTTGACGTGGCGACCGCAGGCAACCTGGTGCAGGGCATACTGGCCTGTCTGGTCCGCCGCGGGATCACCAACGAGGGCGGTCTGGTCGAGGTGGACCTGCTATCTGCCGCGCTCGACATGACATTTGAGCAATTCACCTGCTTTCTGAACGACCATCTGACCCAACCAAAGCGCCACGCGCTGGGCAACGCCAACCCTTACCAACCGGCCCCTTACGGCGTGTACAAAACGGCGGACGGCTATCTGGCCTTCGCGATGACCCCGCTTGAAAAAGTTGCGGATCTGTTGGGCTCGCCCGAGGTCGCAACCTTTTCGCAAGACCAGTCCTTTTCCCACCTCAACGAGATCAAGGCGATTATCGCCGACGTGTTTTTGACCCAACCCACCCAGCATTGGCTTGACCTGTTGGAGCCCGCCGGCGTCTGGTGCGCGCCGGTGCTGAATTGGCCGGACTTTGTCAAAACGGACGGCTTCAAGGCACTTGACGCGGTTCAGACCATTCGGTCGACCTCTGGTGCAGAGGCGCGCACCACGACCAGCCCGATCCGGATTGACGGCAAGCAGCTGAGATCAGAGCAAGGCGCGCCGAGGCTTGGCGCAGATACCGCGGACATATTTGCAGAAAGGGTCTAG
- a CDS encoding SDR family NAD(P)-dependent oxidoreductase, which translates to MPVAVITGGNKGLGLSQTKRFLGAGFDVHVVARSQGGTDALGAHCVFHEYDIAQDRDATWLDDIYQTAGPIDALINNAGVHLKKPVWDVSADELDMVLDINVRAMFAACGRYVKLHRTTGGAIVNVASMGGIMALPSAAAYVTAKTAVVGLTRSVAVDAALFGIRCNAVSPGFIDTDMTRAVLAKDPARRDKIEGRIPSHRFGTPEDVANTIYYLASDQAGYVNGVNLPVDGGYAIGF; encoded by the coding sequence ATGCCCGTCGCCGTCATCACAGGTGGAAACAAGGGCCTCGGCCTCAGCCAGACCAAACGCTTTCTAGGGGCGGGGTTCGACGTGCATGTCGTGGCGCGCAGCCAAGGCGGCACAGATGCGCTTGGCGCGCACTGCGTCTTTCATGAATACGACATCGCCCAAGACCGCGACGCGACTTGGCTGGACGACATTTATCAGACCGCGGGCCCGATCGACGCGTTGATCAACAATGCTGGCGTGCATCTGAAAAAGCCGGTGTGGGACGTCAGCGCTGACGAGCTGGACATGGTGCTCGATATCAATGTGCGCGCGATGTTTGCGGCCTGTGGGCGGTATGTGAAGCTGCATCGCACGACAGGCGGGGCGATCGTCAACGTGGCGTCGATGGGCGGCATCATGGCGCTGCCATCGGCGGCTGCTTATGTCACCGCGAAAACGGCCGTGGTTGGGCTGACCCGCTCCGTCGCGGTGGACGCGGCGCTGTTTGGCATCCGCTGCAATGCGGTCAGCCCCGGCTTCATCGACACGGACATGACCAGAGCCGTGCTCGCCAAAGATCCGGCGCGCCGGGACAAGATAGAGGGGCGCATTCCGAGCCACCGTTTCGGCACCCCCGAGGATGTGGCCAACACCATCTATTATTTGGCGTCCGATCAGGCCGGATATGTCAACGGGGTCAATCTGCCCGTCGACGGCGGCTACGCCATTGGTTTTTGA